The window actttgtcgagaagaataataataataaaacagaacgaaaacaataggtcttttcgaccgaaagtcgaaaagccctaataatatTTAGTAAGGAGGATAGAAGGGGTGGAGGTGGGCAAAACTTCCGATGCAAGCTAATTTGGAgccaaaattgaaatatttaggaTCAGGCTAATAGCCTGAAAATGCTCTTACCGGTATGAGTATAAAAACCCCCAAAAGACCCTTTAAATCCTCATACTGTACAAATATGACTAATTAAATGTAACATAGTAGAAAACTATATAATACCTAAACTATAAGTATTTAGATCACATAAATTcctttataaacatgtacataaatacacTTATGTGCTCTTAAATCCTGGTAACCCTACATTACTATTACTGTTGAATATAACCTGAAGCACATTTGCAGCTCTGTTCTGCTGCTACcttgataaagaaaaactatGGCTTGTGTGAAgagcatttattaaaaatgccagATGAAGTTATACTGAATTTAAGAATGAAAATGTGAGACTGCATACATTTAGTAAATTATCAACAATGCAGCAGAAGGTGGGGCCCAAAAAATAACCCACTAGAGGAACACTGAACTGCATGAGAAGTGTCCCTCGCCCCACCCAAAAATGTGCTTCGTTTAACAGTAAAGATTCTAGTAGAGAATCAAAATTTAAAGTAGAAATTAGTCTATCCCAACTTATGAAAATATTTCCTAAGAACATTAAGAACAGTGGTTAACTAAATTTACAGCAAAAAAGAGATGCAATaacatgtgttaattttgacaTGCCTGCTCACTGTGAAATGAAATACATTGTTATTGCCCTAGATAACCCATTTCAATAATCATAAAGTTTATTAACTAAGACATATTTGGAATGCATCcaaatgtaaaatgtacatgtttaaactGAAACAATTGCTGTAACAATGCAAAACAAGCCCCTAAATGTCTATATATCTAAACATGTAAACATCCATGTACACTTCCCTTGACAACCTTAGGTGCCACCTCAGTTAGTCACCTCCCAAGCAATGCTAATTAAGTGATCATGAAATATGTCAGCCCTTTTAAAAGCTGGAAGTAAACAATTGTTCTACTGAAAAATATTCTTCACACATTTCTTGccaaagaaacaaaattaaaaacacgtGAACACACCTACATCTTGATGTTAAATACCTTGTAACACCCGTTACACATCTTACAACTTAATCCCAATTACTTTTTCGAATATGGGGGTGCCACCTCAGATAGTCGCcccttaatattaaaattaaacctGGAACATGATAAATCTTTGTCATAAGActtgttaaaataaaacctGAAAAGTATATAAACTATCAAGATGATAAATCATCAACTCGCAACACTTAGGGTCTCATGCCCTATATTGTAAACATCTATTATTGCAATACAATGTACTTCTTCCCACTTTACTctaataaaacaaaaggaaattGCAAGATTTCAACATCATGAAAATAAAGAGCCACCGATAATGGATACTGCCTCAGTCAGTTATCCATTATCAGTAGACCCTATATGACAAATATCCTACATTGTATATGTGTTAATCTTGTAAAACAGCAAACCTGACAATATGAGATTTATTAAAACCTCATACAGACACCTGAATGTTAAAAAGACTCAAATACATAGCCAGTAATAATGGATACCGCCTCAGCCAGTTATCCATTATTACTGGAccctaaaaaaacaaatatcccAGAACATTATTGTGATATAGAAACTACAATGTTGGAAACAAGGACACCCTGATATATCTCTGAAATGACTCGGAGTGCCATCTTCCCATAACTCTTATTTGTGAATCTGAGAAGCCCTGCAGGTGAGCCTGAGTTGCTGCTCCTATTCTGAAACTGTGTGCTTTGAATTTATGACTGTCCAACTTTGAGAACTTCAGAGCCGATTTCAGCACCTTGCAGAATTCTGAACGGGATATAGGCCTTCCAGAGCCATAGCAAAACAGAGGTCCATCCTTCACACCTCTCACTTTGAGATAATTCTTCATGATTTGCACAGGACAAAATTTGCGGATTGGCTGAGGTTTGATTTCCAGATGCACAGGATTTTTCCCCAGATTATGCTTTAAGTTGGTCATTGTTATGATCATACAACTTGCTTTGGCTATTGTCTTGAAGGATACATTACTCAAAAGCAGCAAGTTTGGGTTAGAATGGGAGCGAACTGTGATTTCTCCTACTCGGAGGAAAGCATAAAATGCTATTATAAACATAGCCATGAACAAACGTCTTTGGTAACTAGAATTGGCTACATGAGGCACGGCTACTAAAAGGTTTTCCAGGATATCCAGAGTAATAGGCTGCCTCACATCAGGAGAGCTGGCCAG is drawn from Crassostrea angulata isolate pt1a10 chromosome 5, ASM2561291v2, whole genome shotgun sequence and contains these coding sequences:
- the LOC128186401 gene encoding uncharacterized protein LOC128186401, yielding MMPRPKVGVKRKRAGSAERKGAESKKDQSSDHQEETLVERVTQAVLEALEDRAVPAIPDRSESPQSLDGESKISGGVIGQRGRTNSHTKPPFAAIENTAVTLIEAALAPNTKIVYKQALNCFQTFMQSYYNTCSIKDVSLEHIISFISYLFSIGKAPSSITTYLAALAYYFKMSNIPDFSNHFLIKKMLSGAKRLASSPDVRQPITLDILENLLVAVPHVANSSYQRRLFMAMFIIAFYAFLRVGEITVRSHSNPNLLLLSNVSFKTIAKASCMIITMTNLKHNLGKNPVHLEIKPQPIRKFCPVQIMKNYLKVRGVKDGPLFCYGSGRPISRSEFCKVLKSALKFSKLDSHKFKAHSFRIGAATQAHLQGFSDSQIRVMGRWHSESFQRYIRVSLFPTL